Part of the Thermoplasmatales archaeon genome, CTTTCCTTTTTAGGAGGCCATTTGTAAGTATATAGTAATTTTTCCTAGTCATCGTGATGTTATGACCAACAAAATTCAAGGTAGGCACAGTTTCTACATATTTTCTTCCTTTGAGGCTGTGGAACATCGCCTTTAATTATGGAGTCTATATCTTGGAGAATTTTTTCTAATCTTTTCTCAATATCGTGGGTTAGTCTTATTTCTTTCCTTTTGCGGAGTTTTGGATAATCTATAAAACCTCTAATCTTCTCTATTCCCTTTTCATTTTTCAAATAATAAAGATAGTAAAGCAACTGAAAGAAATGAGCTTTTTCTATCTTGTCAGTTTTCTTGATCTCATGCACTTCAAGAACATCTCCTCTCCTTAAAAAGTCTGCACCTATAAGATCATCAATTATTAAACCCTTCTTTTCCCTTTTATAAGCATTCTCATGTAATA contains:
- the cas4 gene encoding CRISPR-associated protein Cas4; the protein is MISDVRKLLVRGTQVNYYFVCRTKLWLFSHHIQMEQESDVVELGKLLHENAYKREKKGLIIDDLIGADFLRRGDVLEVHEIKKTDKIEKAHFFQLLYYLYYLKNEKGIEKIRGFIDYPKLRKRKEIRLTHDIEKRLEKILQDIDSIIKGDVPQPQRKKICRNCAYLEFCWS